One segment of Mastomys coucha isolate ucsf_1 unplaced genomic scaffold, UCSF_Mcou_1 pScaffold23, whole genome shotgun sequence DNA contains the following:
- the Cd276 gene encoding LOW QUALITY PROTEIN: CD276 antigen (The sequence of the model RefSeq protein was modified relative to this genomic sequence to represent the inferred CDS: inserted 5 bases in 3 codons; deleted 2 bases in 2 codons; substituted 4 bases at 4 genomic stop codons), which translates to MAGHLSPLTEKETSALGRARIRVGDGQSIAPHLLLSVPGPSPPPAPRRGPARVWVGAGPDPGPCPAGGLRPHPRISAVGPIQPLGRTRAAFPGPQLPLAVPPLTLPPPAPVWPGFAAAARTVAAIGLRPAASPSPGSRRGAAGAAIRHREPSCQLSHRKMLRGWCGLSMGVCMHMAALGVLCLCLTGAVEVQVSEDPVVALVDTDATLRCSFSPEPGFSLAQLNLIWQLTDTKQLVHSFTEGRDQGSAYANRTALFPDLLVQGNASLRLQRVRVTDEGSYTCFVSIQDFDSAAVSLQVAAFYSKPSMTLKPNNXWRQGDIICSSSQGCPEASXQGSPDWPVTASXMAKEQGLFEIHSMFRVVQDANGTYRYLVFNLVIQXDCHNPQKHPTGGMEVQVSEDPVVALVGSDTTLCRFPPSPESGYNLAHFNLIGQLIDTKXLVLGFPGGWVQGXAYPSSTAFFLDLLAXGTVSLRIQCMYVADEGRCFPCFVGIWDFRNAAASLQVAAPYSKPSMTLEPNKDLRPGDMVTITCSSYQGYPEAEVFWKDGQGLPLTGNVTTSQMANERGLFDVHSVLRVVLGANGTYSCLVRNPVLQQDAHGSVTITGQPLTFPPEALWVTVGLSVCLVVLLVALAFVCWRKIKQSCEEESAGAEDQDGDGEGSKTALRPLKHSENKEDDGQEIA; encoded by the exons ATGGCCGGTCACCTGTCCCCTCTCACCGAAAAAGAAACTTCGGCTCTTGGAAGGGCTAGGATCCGTGTGGGGGATGGGCAGAGTATAGCCCCACATCTCCTCCTTAGCGTACCAggtccctccccacctcccgcCCCTCGCCGGGGTCCAGCAAGGGTCTGGGTCGGGGCGGGTCCAGACCCCGGGCCCTGCCCAGCAGGCGGGCTCAGGCCTCACCCTCGGATCTCCGCCGTAGGGCCAATCCAGCCTCTGGGGCGCACCCGGGCGGCCTTTCCGGGCCCTCAGCTTCCTCTGGCCGTCCCGCCCCTCACACTCCCGCCCCCGGCCCCAGTCTGGCCGGGCTTCGCGGCTGCGGCACGGACGGTGGCGGCGATTGGGCTGCGCCCCGCCGCGTCCCCGAGTCCCGGGAGTCGGCGCGGCGCG GCAGGAGCAGCCATCCGCCACAGAGAGCCCAGCTGTCAGCTGTCTCACAGGAAGATGCTTCGAGGATGGTGTGGCCTcagtatgggtgtgtgtatgcacatggcgGCACTGGGAGTgctgtgcctctgcctcacag GAGCTGTGGAGGTCCAGGTCTCTGAAGACCCTGTGGTGGCCCTGGTGGACACAGATGCCACCCTACGCTGCTCCTTTTCCCCAGAGCCTGGCTTCAGTCTGGCACAGCTCAACCTCATCTGGCAGCTGACAGACACCAAACAGCTGGTGCACAGCTTCACTGAGGGCCGGGACCAAGGCAGTGCCTATGCCAACCGCACAGCGCTCTTCCCTGACTTGTTGGTGCAGGGCAATGCATCCTTGAGGCTGCAGCGCGTCCGAGTGACCGATGAGGGCAGCTACACCTGCTTTGTGAGCATCCAGGACTTTGACAGCGCTGCTGTTAGCTTGCAGGTGGCCG CCTTCTACTCAAAGCCAAGCATGACTCTGAAGCCCAACAA CTGGAGACAAGGTGATATCATATGCTCCAGCTCCCAGGGCTGCCCCGAGGCTTC GCAGGGctcaccagactggcctgtgaccGCATCTTAGATGGCCAAGGAGCAGGGCTTGTTTGAAATACACAGCATGTTTAGGGTGGTCCAGGATGCTAATGGCACCTACAGATACCTGGTATTCAACTTGGTAATACAGTAGGATTGTCACAATCCACAGAAGCACCCCAcag GAGGCATGGAGGTCCAGGTCTCTGAAGACCCTGTGGTGGCCCTGGTGGGCAGTGACACCACCCTATGCCgctttcccccc tcccccgagTCTGGCTACAACCTGGCCCATTTTAACCTCATCGGGCAACTAATAGATACCAAATAGCTGGTGCTCGGCTTCCCTGGGGGCTGGGTCCAGG AGGCCTATCCCAGCAGCACAGCATTCTTCCTTGATCTGCTGGCATAGGGCACTGTGTCCTTGAGGATTCAGTGCATGTATGTAGCTGATGAGGGCCGC TGCTTCCCCTGCTTTGTGGGCATCTGGGACTTTCGCAATGCTGCTGCCAGCCTGCAGGTGG CAGCCCCCTACTCGAAGCCCAGCATGACCTTGGAGCCCAACAAGGACCTGCGTCCAGGGGACATGGTGACCATCACATGCTCCAGCTACCAGGGCTATCCGGAGGCTGAGGTGTTCTGGAAGGATGGACAGGGACTGCCCTTGACTGGCAATGTGACCACATCCCAGATGGCCAACGAGCGGGGCCTGTTTGATGTTCACAGTGTGTTGAGGGTGGTGCTGGGTGCTAACGGCACCTACAGCTGCCTGGTACGCAACCCGGTGCTGCAGCAAGATGCTCACGGCTCAGTCACCATCACAG gGCAGCCCCTGACATTCCCCCCTGAGGCTCTGTGGGTGACCGTGgggctctctgtctgtcttgtgGTACTGCTGGTGGCCCTGGCCTTCGTGTGCTGGAGAAAGATCAAGCAGAGCTGCGAGGAGGAGAGTGCAG GTGCTGAGGACCAGGATGGGGATGGAGAAGGATCCAAGACAG CTCTGCGGCCTCTGAAACACTCTGAAAACAAAGAAG